tgtgtgtgtgagagagagaaagtgtgagtgtgtgtgtgtgtgtttgtgtgggtgtgagtgtgtgtgtgagtgtgtgtttgtgtgtgtgtgtgtgtgagagtgtgagtgtttgtgtgtgtgtgtgtgtgtgagagtgtgagtgtttgtgtgtgtgtgtgtgtgtgtgtagtgtgagtgagtgtgagtgaatgtgtgtgtgtgtgtgagagagtgtgtgtgtgagaaagagagagtgtgaatgtgtgtgtgtgtgtgtgtgtgtgtgagagagagagagagagagtgtgagtgtgtgtgagtgtgtgtgtgtgtgtgtgagagagagagagagagtgtgagtgtgtgtgtgtgtgtgtgtgtgtgtgtgtgtgagagagaaagtgtgagtgtgtgagtgtgtgtgtgtgtgtgtgtgagagagagagagagagtgtgtgtgtgtgtgtgtgagagagagagagagagagagagagagtgtgagtgtgtgtcagtgtcagtgtgtgagtgtttgtgaatgagtgtgtgtgtgtgtgtgtgtgtgtgtgtgtgtttgtgtgagtgtgtcagtGAGGATTTCCCACACTGCTGTCCAGGAATACAAAGACAGATTAGAGATGGTGGGATCAGTAGAAGAATGGAATGAGGGATTGAAAAGAAGAGAAAGAATATTGTTGTGGTTTTAGTGTCGCTGGAGAGCCGCACAAGATGATCTTTATCTCTTCTGCTCTGATTCTCAAGAGAGAAAGTGTGATGCTCTTCAGCTGAAGGACTGacactcatctctctctctctgtttttctatatttcagaagtgagctaaatctgacaaaacctcattTTGGTGATGTTCTTaaaggtaaaaataataattgtaataaagttgtatttgttaacattaggtgTCATGAATTAATAAtgactttttacagcatttattaatcttagttaatgttatagtaatactattgttcattgtttgttcatagtTCATTACCTAATGTTGATGTATACAActattaatttctacatatactaatacatttcacattaacattgaccaagattaataaatgttgtgaaAGTACTACATTAAACCATACTTGGAGAACTTGAACACCAATCTAGACAATATAAGACAATATTATTTTTGGCCTGTCCCCCCACCCTGGACCTTGAAAAAACCAACTATTTCTATGGCATTGGCACAACTAAAAAAGGCAGAAACTCTCCCTAACGTGTATCAGCAGGAATTCTTGGTACTGAAATGTAGTCTCCCACTCCATAGCACAGTATTCACGGATGGATCCAAAACGGATAACAGTGTGTCAGCAGCAGCAGTGACTGGAGATCAACAATATGGCATATATATTCCAGAACAGCGCTCTATCTTCATAGCTGAGGCCCAAACGCTGCTGCTGGCACTGGAAAACATTGAGCAGGGTCGAGGACGAAACTTTTTAATCACTTCAGACTCAAAGTCTTGCCTTCAAGCACTTGAACATCAAATCATTTAATCAGTTTACTCAACAGAAATGATTGCAATATTACTAGCTTTACAGTGGGTGGAAGAGAATCATCTAGAGGGAGTAGTAGTATGTTCTGGTTCATATTCAGCATTACAAAGTATAGAAAGTGGAAAATCAAAAGCTATAGGCAGGATATTTTGTGTAAAGTACTTCAAGTTATGTAAAGGATTAGTCAAAACAAATGTAAAGTAGTATTTATTTGGGTTCCTGCTTATGTAGGGGTGATAGGACACGAGGAGGTGGACAAGATAGCTAAGACGGCCTTAGGAAATGTAAATATAGATCTCAAAGTTCCAATgagtaaaatggaaataaaagggCAAATAAGAAAAGCTGTTGAGATATGGCAAACACAATGGGATAAGGAAGGAAAAGGGAGGCATTTATATAGTATACAAATGAAGGTAGGAGTTGAAAGAAACAGCTGTGGTAATAGAAGAGAAGATACTTTTATAAACAGACTTAGAATTAGACATTCACAATTAAAGCTaaggtgtgtaatccagagaggctagcagttatcaagctagctttgaaagcatagagcccgccctcgcttcagcggtgtctccaaagccacgcctcctcaatcacacatgaacacacacacacacacacacacacacagctaatcTCAGTCTTTCGTTATCATAAGCTCTACATTCAACTAGGATGTGTTCAACAGTTTCTGGATGATCACACTTTATACAACTTTCATTCTCATGTTTACCTATTTTAAATAGAGattgttcatgtgtgatagaggaggcgtggctttggagacacctctgaagcgagggtgggctctatgctttcaaagctagcttgctaactgttAGCCTCTCTGGAtaacacaccctagctttaataaGGATGGAATAACTTGCAATAACTTGTCATATGGTATTAGCATATTCGAAAGAAATACAAGaggtttttttctatttatttattattttcccaTAAGTTCGATACTCCACTCTCTAACCCAGTTGGTGGCGGAAATGCACCATAAGTTGGTTTGCTAACCGCCTTAAAACGTCGAAGAAGAAGAAGACGAGGCGGAAACGCGCCTTAAAACGTCGAAGAAGAAGAGGCGGAAACGCGCCATAAAACgtcgaagaagaagaagaggcgGGAAAGCGCcattaaagaagaaaaaataagaatTTGAGCTTTCGGTTGGTACATGTTTAGTGTGTTTAACTTAATTTGTCAGTTTATATTAGTTTTCATATGTTTGTATTTTTCTGTCTTTGTTCTAATGATCGTAAAATAATCTTGTTATCGTTTTATGTGGCGGGTTTGTCACAGACgttttaaaataattagtttCAAGAGAAACAAGCAGAAATTTGAGAATATCATGTTTAATATCTGATATATGAGCTCGTTAAATCAAGAAGCAGTttgtaaatgagttcaatgatTATATgttaaataaagcattttatatGCTAATATCCAACAATAAACCAAACACAAAGCACATGTTTATATTTGTCTCATAACTCATACCTGAAAGAGGgtttttttctgtcttgttttacaTATCTGTTCGTGTTGTTTATGTTCAGATTTTCATCAGGAGAGAGTTGAGGACAAAACTGATGGAGAGAGACAAAAGTTTACaggttaaacattcatttcatcctTTAACTGAATcactgtgtctgtttgtcttgttagatttaaatgaacttttaaagttgagattgtaagTTTCATATGATGTGATATGACTGTGACTCTGTGATGATGAAcggtacagatgtgattgtgttgtgtttgtcaggagctggagaaggtttcctgtcaatcttcagtgtgtgtgactgatgggacctccacagaatgtcaggattcagtgtggagcgtCAGAGATCAGAgatctgaacagagatccagaaaCACACAGGACTCAGAGCTCAGCCTCATTTTACTCTGTTATACTGACactcaggagagtgtgtgtgacagtaatcagggtgatcaaacctccacagagtctctggcttctgtctgtaacactggagaacagcagataccagtgaagattgaagtgaagcaggaggagataaaagaagaaaacacagcagaggaacaacagagaaatgatgatgatgatgatgaacatctgatgctgcagacaccagtgaagatgtgttcagtgaagctgctggactgcaggaacctgatgaagatgagaagaGAAACAGAGGAACAACATGATGAAGATAATGATGAAGTCATTCCTTCGGGTATGTTTCATTctttaatgttttacattttcatgacaatcagCCGTCATGTTAAAAAGCTCcctgttgtttttgtcatttttgaagttATCGGTTGTCTTTTAAAAAGGTACGTATTATATTTCCCCAGTCAAAATAGTTCTGTAGGTGACTGGATTAGAGTTCTGCTTAAGTATAGTTTTGATTATACCacacggacgttctaaggtgtgcaattatttcaagtaaacgcacaactatgaagtagttccagttcTTGACCACGTAACAGTTCCatatatcacttcgccaaattatttcagttatttcaaagagccatacaggctaccacaataaaataaccaattaaaacaaagacacgggttaagaatgtcaaacaatgcctaaaatatcctatatttacatCAATTTAGGTTAAAAAGAGCCCTTGCGCTCCCTCGTCTCACCCGCActtacatgctcacacacacatgagacgcgaccaacaaatagagccgcataCCCACGACTTGAtgaatacaacagtttctattatctaaaataacttttaatgtttcaatatatttCACCCTAATctgcctcacatagctatagtggaaaaAAGCACCGCGCTTCCTCCCTTTTCAAACTAGCAACCAagacttgagctgtatcagagcaagatacACTTGTTTAATACAACACTTTCTATATTATCTGTAACATCTGTGGGAAAAACTCTCGCGCTCCCCTCTCCAACACATGTGGACACACAGACATTATACGCGttacgcacacacttactcacgAGCAGccatgtcagcgcactcctgcatctcagttgGCTTGAAAACAGTCGTTAAGGTTTACAACGGGaaaatggcgacactcgctgctgctgagaagtgcttaaacttccatcttggcgattttgaagcgatgttacttctgacgagctgcaacaaataaaggtaatcccagagGTGATCTCTCTCTCAATTCGTCTCTTTCAATCCTTTTCAATCcctcaaacacaaactcacacacacatgcacaaatgcagTACCTCATTATCCAGTAAGTCctcgagtaaagcagcgcaagctttgcaatcctccgttgctagttctaaagtgacgttttggAACTAGCAACGAAAGCTCGGACTGTAtgaaagcaagatgctgaatccgtggcgaaagaaagtagttcctgGTTTAGTTTTAAGTACGAAAACCAGACagtgtcttgagataaaaccttgaacaatgtcttaaggtgtggtaaccgtggtacaagcagaataattgactccagcccgttgaattgtttaaaaataacgCACACCTGAGGTGTAACGGTTACCAGCATTACCTCCTCGGGTGTGCATTagttttcaacaattcaacgatCAGTCATCAATTATTCtttacttaatacatttaagaaaagtattggcattttcctcaaTATTCTTAGTTCAGCGTATTTTAGTACATTTAGGCTGTGTTTAGTACTAATTTGTAACTTGTTCAATTcagtgctgcaacaactaatcgataatagCCCAccctgctattttctatgttttataatgtacacATGTTATGAGTTCAAAATCAGCCGCGTATTTCGCAAAACTGCGACAAGCGAGTCTACGTTAAACTTAAATGAGCGAGCGAGCGTGCGTATccacgtcaatcaaaccgatcacAGTGAAGAAAGGGAGCGTGATCATATTGATTAGactcgtgcaacatcataccacgatttcagtttcaatgtaatcacttgtgcagctttcatggatatcagaagtctcagcagtcaaggtgtgccggtttttaaccctctggggttgacggatgcgccggcgcgtcctgctggattttttccgcataacttaaaatactccgtcatttttgggcatacagataagtgtaagacatcattagagactataaagggtctacttttatttgtgtacactcacaataacaacaaaaccttgtgcttttgtaaaataaagaaaataaacagggttcgctttcagccgtctctgtctccacgagcatctttctgaaacacgtcacaaaaatgaactgaaactccgcgaatacttatcacacaaacatgaaacatatgtctaaagaaagcttaaaatgtctactttaaataaaacaattcacatttaaaacaaatattctcctgcaatgtaatctgtatgaaacacagtgatgtacagtttctcctggctcagctcattatctctaatgagaccacacccaccagcagagggcgctattcatacggtaatgtgctgaggcgatctatgcaaatggtgaacgcccccaacaatgccttaaaaagcatcaagttcatcatcagattcattcactttcatcatcagatccattcactttcctgcccgtttggaagatggcacgctacacaggtgaggaagagttcacattttcctcagaagaagagcgggactccgacgaggaacatttgcattttgaagagcgacttgatccagccgaggatacaattccggatgagtaagtcatttagttttacgtacattagttgacatgctattttatataaacatgcgcacattttactagttggactatttccagacttgccagccagcattcagagtattgaaatatgtccaaataggcaagttttagttacatttaaatgttgtttcggctaaagcaggtatttaaattgtatgctgtatgatatcaatatgatatgtaatatgatataaaaataacatgaatgtttagattgtttatgctgcctcattatcataaTATAATGCTAATAATATAGTTCTTTGTGTAATAAACATGCTCACAGTTGTTTGTTTTACAGCTATAAGAATGATAGTGATCAGACACCTGTTGCAAAGAGGGCCAAGACAAACATTCAGTCCACGCTGTCATGGAAAACAGAGACTGATATTGACATGGTTCCACAGACTCTGAGATTCCTGCCTGCACGGGAACCTGGACCACAGCTGAGTCCTGCTGATGCACACACTCCCCAGAGtctcttcaaaatgtttttttctgagaATGCAGTGTCAACTCTGTGCCACAACACCAATGCTCAGGCTGCCAGGGTGATTGCAAAGGGCCGCAAATATAAATGGATAGATGTCAGCATCAGTGAGATGTACCACTACATTGGCCTGCTGTTTTACATGGCCATGGTGAAGGTGAGCTCCATTAGAGACTACTGGCGGCAAGACAGTCTTTTCTCTGTGCCTTTTCCTGCCACAGTCATGTCAAGAGAAAGATACCGCACCATTTCATGGAATGTGCACATGAGTCACCCAGATGCAGATAAGCAAAATGACAGAAAAAGGGGCACAGCTGAACATGACCGTCTTTTCAGGGTCAAGCCTCTTATGGACACTATCCGTCATGCTTGTAAAGCCATGTATCATCCTAAAAGAAACTTAGCTGTGGATGAAAGAGTGGTGGCATGTAAAGCAAACACAAGAATGTCACAGTACATGAAAGCCAAGCCAACCAGGTGTGGCTTCAAGTTGTTTGTCCTTGCTGATTCATCGAATGGATACACTGTGGACTTTTCTGTGTACACAGGAAAAAACAACTTTCCCACAGGTCATGGACTATCATATGATGCTGTGACATCTCTTTTGGACTGTGAAGTTTTAGGCTCTGGGTACCATGTGTACATGGACAATTTCTACACAAGTCCAAAGCTCCTGACAGACTTGTTTGCCATGAAGTTTGGTGCTTGTGGGACTTACAGAGACTCTAGGAAGGACTGCCCACGGGATGCAACTAATTCACTCTCGGAAACATCTGCCAGGGGATCCATCAGGTGGATTCGGGATGGACCTCTTGTATTTGTGAAGTGGATGGACACACGAGAGGTATCTGTCTGTTCTACCATCCATTCTGCTTATACAGGTGAGACTGTGCAGAGGAGGGTGAAATCACAAGATACATGGAGGACAAAGACATTTCCATGTCCTGCACCTGTGACTGCCTACAACAAACACATGGGGGGCGTCGACCTGTCTGATCAGCTGTTACAGACAGCTGTTGCACAACGCAAAACAATGAAGTGGTACAGAAAGATCTTTCTACACTTACTGGACATTGCTTCCACCAACGCTTTCATTCTGCACAAAGAGCTAGGTGGTAACATGACCCACAAAGAGTTCATGGAACAGCTTATCGCAGAGCTCTGTGGTGTGTCACAGAAAGTAGCACCAAAACAGACCAGTAGTGACCATGTACCGGTTCCAGGAGCTGAGCTGACATCAGATGCAAAGAATGTTGCCACTGTTAGTCGCCGGAAGTGCATGCTTTGCAAAGTACAGCACGGTAAAAGGCAGGTCACACCTTGGAAATGCCAGGCATGTGATGTTCACTTGTGTCTTCAGTTGAACAGGAACTGTTTTCAAAAATGGCACAAAGGCATGTAACTGTATTCTCAAATCTGTGTGCTGTGAACTGTTCACTTCAAAGTTTACAATGCTTATGTGCATTACTGTGTGAGCGAGTATCTTACctatctaaaacttttaaacggtagtgtaggtctaaagtttttaagacTTTATGTAAAGCAAATGTATAGTccgattacttcttttaacttaaacttgattttgtgaataagctacaaacaatacattcaatcattaagtctccccacattcattctctctcaggggaggggtctttgtctcctcaggtgtgaatcacattaatattcatgatcatccacgcctccgcatatggcctttctaacactaaaagtgtcttacaaaagttaaatgactatattgttttgtatgaatgagtgatcaggatcgttttcacatcattttgtagcaaaaactctaggttacaagatccagttctcaaaagtcttgtgaacaaatgtttagtatgtgttatatggacttatttcagtgacttaaatttgttgtttttcaaaaaccacacataaatgttatattctcaaaaatgcaaacatgtacatacatgttgttcacatattattgtagtccagttgtgctgaatacagtgttatcagactttagccattaacatgtttttaagcaactgaaaaaagcacaaatgtcaaggcatgtcaaaacttctccagggcccaaaaacaccctcagaccccagagggttaaactaaAGTTAACAAGGACAATCTGACTGTAAAGtcttaatttttctttctttactttATAGGTTTTGGGTTGGTCtgtagtagaggtcgaccgatagtggattttgcagataccaataCCTAAGTTGATGGAAAAGgcagattaatcggccgatagtttttaaaacagATTCATAGAAATGTACAAAAACATTCTTAGACTTTCATTACTATGACGGACATATAAACAAGCCTGGAATACACAGTGGACGctaattttgaaatgac
The genomic region above belongs to Myxocyprinus asiaticus isolate MX2 ecotype Aquarium Trade chromosome 28, UBuf_Myxa_2, whole genome shotgun sequence and contains:
- the LOC127419327 gene encoding piggyBac transposable element-derived protein 4-like, which translates into the protein MERDKSLQELEKVSCQSSVCVTDGTSTECQDSVWSVRDQRSEQRSRNTQDSELSLILLCYTDTQESVCDSNQGDQTSTESLASVCNTGEQQIPVKIEVKQEEIKEENTAEEQQRNDDDDDEHLMLQTPVKMCSVKLLDCRNLMKMRRETEEQHDEDNDEVIPSDPFTFLPVWKMARYTGEEEFTFSSEEERDSDEEHLHFEERLDPAEDTIPDDYKNDSDQTPVAKRAKTNIQSTLSWKTETDIDMVPQTLRFLPAREPGPQLSPADAHTPQSLFKMFFSENAVSTLCHNTNAQAARVIAKGRKYKWIDVSISEMYHYIGLLFYMAMVKVSSIRDYWRQDSLFSVPFPATVMSRERYRTISWNVHMSHPDADKQNDRKRGTAEHDRLFRVKPLMDTIRHACKAMYHPKRNLAVDERVVACKANTRMSQYMKAKPTRCGFKLFVLADSSNGYTVDFSVYTGKNNFPTGHGLSYDAVTSLLDCEVLGSGYHVYMDNFYTSPKLLTDLFAMKFGACGTYRDSRKDCPRDATNSLSETSARGSIRWIRDGPLVFVKWMDTREVSVCSTIHSAYTGETVQRRVKSQDTWRTKTFPCPAPVTAYNKHMGGVDLSDQLLQTAVAQRKTMKWYRKIFLHLLDIASTNAFILHKELGGNMTHKEFMEQLIAELCGVSQKVAPKQTSSDHVPVPGAELTSDAKNVATVSRRKCMLCKVQHGKRQVTPWKCQACDVHLCLQLNRNCFQKWHKGM